In Caldicellulosiruptor obsidiansis OB47, a single window of DNA contains:
- a CDS encoding serine/threonine-protein kinase: MDERTIVESWWDEENIQEITIREEDILNKKDRLSLKIFRNCKIVEELPAKGGECDAYIVEESGKRMFLKLYRKGITPKIEVLERLKKISFELKEHVVTIFEVGKDEETGRYFELMEYIQYGSLKDNLEKVKGKVDIVVKEIAEAIKALHERGIVHRDLKPSNVLIRDLESLDLVLIDFGISSAMSEEMSKVVTALKGTYSYMAPEEVSGYFGKEIDWWHLGIIIYELLKGKNPFAGLSEAVIINTLVTQGVQIPEDIPKRFKILLKGLLTRNYKKRWGYEQVKQWLNNVENIPVFYEEYNEADKKYDNDEWDKVGFSSDSEWAKTGIEINLSPQEVKTFWEAGFSVKDMKEWALNGFRKGNIALEWYNYAFKPQEASIFDNLGLSPKNAYEWLKKGINAFDILELSEKGIDKNKIFDFVEEGIFHYIMKGFSETEARKWNRNGFAVDEAKNWAEKGFDADEAEEWRRNNVSLTEAIRWKIIKVKPMLATKLTNLGFSIDEVEEMVSKGAKDEKVLERIAKEIVDWCTAGFSVSEAINWIIKGYKLHQAIRRRKLINATKKMLKYMCKMVIFYLGGLAATRLLIYFTTDQYFCKLSKEYFDSNTKYYICLLLAIAISYYLVLRKCFKKSSKWKIAYSKFKKLEIAGLSILYFCAIIFYFSYFSSYEYFIKGKANEILINSVYFYFTLSIISVLSKILRPYDD, encoded by the coding sequence ATGGATGAAAGAACAATAGTAGAGAGCTGGTGGGATGAAGAAAACATACAAGAGATCACTATTAGAGAGGAAGATATTTTAAATAAAAAAGATAGATTGTCTTTAAAAATATTCAGAAACTGCAAAATAGTAGAGGAACTTCCGGCGAAAGGTGGAGAATGCGATGCTTATATTGTAGAAGAAAGTGGCAAGAGGATGTTTTTAAAGCTATACAGAAAGGGTATTACTCCTAAAATTGAAGTGTTAGAAAGATTAAAAAAGATTTCTTTTGAACTCAAAGAACATGTTGTAACAATTTTTGAAGTAGGTAAAGATGAAGAAACCGGCAGATATTTTGAGTTAATGGAGTATATTCAATATGGCAGTTTAAAAGATAATTTAGAAAAAGTAAAAGGCAAAGTTGATATTGTAGTTAAAGAAATTGCAGAAGCTATTAAAGCACTGCACGAAAGAGGAATTGTTCACAGAGACTTGAAACCCTCTAATGTTCTTATAAGAGATTTAGAATCTTTAGACCTTGTGCTAATTGATTTTGGAATATCTTCTGCTATGTCTGAGGAGATGTCGAAGGTTGTCACTGCGTTAAAGGGGACATATTCTTATATGGCTCCGGAAGAAGTTTCAGGTTATTTTGGCAAAGAAATTGATTGGTGGCATTTAGGGATAATAATATATGAACTATTAAAAGGCAAGAATCCCTTTGCTGGCTTATCAGAAGCTGTTATTATAAATACTCTTGTTACCCAGGGTGTACAAATCCCAGAAGATATTCCTAAAAGATTTAAAATTTTATTAAAAGGACTTCTTACGCGGAATTATAAAAAAAGATGGGGATATGAACAGGTAAAACAGTGGTTAAATAACGTAGAAAATATACCTGTGTTCTATGAAGAGTATAATGAAGCGGATAAAAAATATGATAATGATGAATGGGATAAAGTTGGTTTTTCTTCTGATTCTGAATGGGCAAAAACAGGTATTGAAATAAACCTCAGTCCACAAGAGGTAAAAACTTTTTGGGAAGCTGGCTTTTCTGTAAAAGACATGAAGGAATGGGCCTTAAATGGATTCAGGAAAGGCAATATAGCTTTAGAATGGTATAATTATGCTTTTAAGCCGCAGGAAGCCAGTATATTTGACAATCTTGGACTTAGTCCTAAAAATGCATATGAATGGCTGAAAAAGGGGATCAATGCTTTTGATATACTTGAACTGTCAGAAAAAGGAATAGACAAAAATAAAATATTTGATTTTGTAGAAGAGGGTATTTTTCATTATATTATGAAAGGTTTTTCAGAAACTGAAGCTCGAAAATGGAATAGAAATGGATTTGCTGTTGATGAAGCAAAGAATTGGGCTGAAAAAGGCTTTGATGCTGACGAAGCTGAGGAATGGAGAAGAAATAATGTTAGCTTAACTGAAGCTATCCGTTGGAAAATAATAAAAGTTAAGCCAATGCTAGCTACAAAATTAACAAATTTAGGATTTAGTATTGACGAAGTTGAAGAAATGGTTAGCAAAGGAGCAAAAGATGAAAAGGTTTTAGAAAGAATTGCCAAAGAGATAGTTGATTGGTGTACAGCAGGATTTTCAGTATCTGAAGCAATTAATTGGATAATAAAAGGTTATAAATTACATCAAGCAATTCGTAGACGAAAATTGATAAATGCTACTAAAAAAATGTTAAAATATATGTGTAAGATGGTAATATTTTATCTTGGGGGATTAGCAGCCACGAGGTTGCTAATATATTTTACAACAGATCAGTATTTTTGCAAACTGTCCAAAGAATACTTTGATAGTAACACAAAGTATTACATATGCTTATTATTAGCTATTGCTATATCATATTATTTGGTATTAAGAAAATGCTTTAAAAAATCTTCGAAATGGAAAATAGCATATTCGAAGTTTAAAAAGCTTGAAATTGCAGGATTATCAATTTTATATTTCTGTGCCATTATATTCTATTTTTCATATTTTTCTTCTTATGAGTATTTCATTAAAGGAAAAGCGAACGAAATTTTAATTAACTCTGTATATTTTTATTTTACATTATCTATTATTTCAGTTTTATCAAAGATTCTAAGACCTTATGACGATTGA
- a CDS encoding Rpn family recombination-promoting nuclease/putative transposase, producing MCKKLPPKEHDTTFKFLFSDKDEILLLVKDILHYTWADSIEEDSIELVKTNYVTHEFSQVEADVIAKAKLKEREVYFYILIENQSTVKKEMQQKILKYMISIWADEIRKNVQILPAIIPIVVYNGIGERWSISTNLMEAFDIFKDDVFRYKVVDIIELDVKELLEIKEDVLLPVVFYLEQVREDRSELIRRLLEVEENLKNLSKKNVDRFLEWSYRIIRPRLSEEQKSEYDTVARRLSEGGVNAMGEFISNVARLLDEAKTKDFMAGKLEGKLEGKLEGKIEATIEFAKRLIQKGFSDEEVAELTELQIEKVKELRKSMVN from the coding sequence GTGTGCAAAAAATTGCCACCAAAAGAGCACGATACAACATTTAAGTTTTTGTTTTCAGACAAAGATGAAATACTTTTGCTGGTAAAAGATATACTTCACTATACTTGGGCAGACAGTATTGAAGAAGATTCTATTGAACTTGTCAAAACAAACTATGTTACTCATGAGTTTTCACAGGTTGAGGCTGATGTAATTGCAAAAGCAAAACTAAAAGAAAGAGAAGTTTATTTTTATATTCTGATTGAGAACCAGTCAACCGTTAAAAAAGAAATGCAGCAAAAGATTTTAAAGTACATGATAAGTATATGGGCTGATGAGATAAGAAAAAATGTTCAGATTCTACCAGCAATTATTCCTATTGTTGTATACAATGGAATAGGTGAAAGATGGAGTATATCGACCAATCTTATGGAAGCGTTTGACATATTCAAGGATGATGTGTTCAGATACAAAGTAGTTGACATAATAGAACTTGATGTAAAAGAACTTTTGGAAATAAAAGAGGATGTGCTGCTCCCTGTAGTGTTTTATCTTGAGCAGGTAAGAGAAGATAGAAGTGAGCTTATAAGAAGGCTTTTAGAGGTTGAAGAAAACTTAAAAAATCTAAGTAAAAAGAATGTAGATAGATTTTTGGAATGGTCGTATCGCATTATACGACCAAGGCTTTCTGAAGAACAAAAGTCAGAGTATGATACAGTTGCAAGAAGACTGTCAGAAGGGGGTGTAAATGCCATGGGTGAGTTTATATCAAATGTTGCAAGACTTTTAGATGAAGCAAAAACAAAAGACTTTATGGCTGGGAAACTCGAAGGAAAACTTGAAGGGAAACTTGAAGGTAAAATCGAAGCCACAATAGAGTTTGCGAAAAGATTAATACAAAAGGGATTTAGCGATGAAGAGGTTGCTGAACTTACAGAACTTCAGATTGAAAAGGTTAAAGAGTTGAGAAAATCCATGGTAAATTGA
- a CDS encoding IS1096 element passenger TnpR family protein: MKGKCYYCGKDITKTYVTRHLKSCEKRLKYQEFLKNKRGKLKNLFLLQVNFAENPSTFWMYISVDENATLLDLDQFFRDVWCECCGHLSLFKINAIDYLNNEETLMEFLDFEENATTMKVKLKKVLEEGLTFDYEYDFGDTTHLSIKVIEKYQGYQNNKIEIMARNNPPIYICSVCGNMATHYCYGCCSFYCNECKENDSCSYEDELMVEIESGQNSPRCGVCGYVYDEYGDEDYKPLVVE; encoded by the coding sequence ATGAAGGGAAAATGTTATTATTGTGGTAAGGATATAACAAAAACTTATGTAACAAGACATCTAAAGTCATGCGAGAAAAGACTTAAGTATCAGGAATTTTTGAAAAACAAAAGAGGAAAGTTAAAAAACTTATTCTTGCTTCAGGTTAACTTTGCAGAAAATCCTTCTACTTTTTGGATGTATATTTCGGTTGATGAAAATGCTACACTGCTTGATCTTGACCAGTTTTTCAGAGATGTTTGGTGTGAATGCTGTGGACATTTGAGTTTGTTTAAAATCAATGCAATTGATTATTTGAACAACGAAGAAACTCTTATGGAATTTTTAGATTTTGAAGAAAATGCAACAACAATGAAAGTTAAACTCAAAAAAGTGTTAGAAGAGGGTTTGACATTTGACTATGAATATGATTTTGGAGATACAACTCATCTTTCAATAAAGGTTATCGAAAAATATCAAGGGTACCAAAATAACAAAATTGAAATCATGGCAAGGAACAATCCACCAATTTATATCTGTTCGGTTTGTGGCAACATGGCTACTCATTACTGTTACGGTTGCTGTAGCTTTTATTGTAATGAATGCAAGGAAAATGATAGTTGCAGTTATGAAGATGAATTAATGGTAGAAATAGAATCCGGGCAAAATTCTCCAAGATGTGGAGTATGTGGATATGTATATGACGAATATGGAGACGAAGACTACAAACCACTGGTAGTTGAGTAA